A single genomic interval of Chitinophaga sp. 180180018-3 harbors:
- a CDS encoding 3-dehydroquinate synthase II, protein MSGKKNGKEKIVWVDGRDLAANTEILLLVYHLNFTCILIRRRDLDKFKAPKRMNFVIEIEKKEDLKELPAQCIVFSSSSELLNLAAKAGHKTAVLCKIEDEASMNFAWKEGMNYDYLIAEFTSATNIPLELLIAKLQPTNTVLIKKIYSVQEADVVFGVMEAGSDGVLFTSEIVSDFVKLDQLLQKQSVGKLKLVKALVTSVQHAGMGFRACVDTTSLLRQNEGMLIGSTSDGGLLVSSETHYLPYMDLRPFRVNAGAVHSYIWCPDSKTAYITELKGGSRVTCVDTEGNTREVVVGRVKTEVRPLLKIEVMAENRLINAFVQDDWHIRIFGGKGEPLNASCIKEGDELLAYICERGRHVGIKIDESIEEK, encoded by the coding sequence GGTAAGGAGAAGATCGTCTGGGTAGATGGACGGGACCTGGCAGCTAACACCGAAATCCTTTTGCTGGTCTACCATCTGAACTTTACTTGCATTCTGATCAGAAGGAGGGATCTGGACAAGTTTAAAGCGCCTAAAAGGATGAACTTTGTGATTGAAATAGAAAAGAAAGAAGATCTCAAAGAGCTTCCAGCGCAATGCATTGTTTTTTCCTCTTCGTCAGAATTACTCAACCTGGCGGCTAAGGCCGGTCATAAAACGGCGGTTTTATGCAAAATCGAAGACGAAGCATCCATGAATTTTGCCTGGAAGGAAGGGATGAATTATGACTACCTTATCGCTGAATTTACCTCTGCCACCAATATTCCGCTGGAGCTGCTGATTGCAAAACTCCAGCCCACGAACACCGTGCTGATTAAGAAAATATATTCTGTACAGGAAGCAGATGTAGTATTTGGTGTAATGGAAGCTGGTAGTGATGGAGTATTGTTTACCAGTGAAATAGTCAGTGATTTTGTTAAACTGGACCAGCTTTTACAGAAACAGAGTGTAGGTAAACTCAAGTTAGTGAAGGCATTAGTTACATCAGTACAACACGCGGGTATGGGGTTCCGGGCCTGTGTGGATACAACCAGTCTGCTCAGACAAAATGAAGGAATGCTGATAGGGTCTACCAGTGACGGCGGACTGCTGGTAAGTTCAGAAACCCACTATCTCCCTTATATGGATCTACGCCCATTCCGGGTTAATGCGGGCGCTGTTCATTCCTATATCTGGTGCCCTGATTCCAAAACGGCCTACATCACAGAATTAAAAGGTGGTTCGAGAGTTACCTGCGTGGATACAGAAGGAAATACACGCGAAGTGGTAGTCGGACGTGTGAAAACAGAGGTGCGTCCGCTATTGAAAATAGAAGTAATGGCCGAGAATAGATTGATAAATGCATTTGTGCAGGACGATTGGCATATCAGGATTTTTGGAGGAAAAGGGGAGCCGCTAAATGCATCCTGCATTAAAGAAGGAGATGAGTTGCTGGCATATATCTGTGAAAGGGGAAGACATGTAGGTATTAAGATTGATGAGAGTATCGAGGAAAAGTAA
- a CDS encoding 2-amino-3,7-dideoxy-D-threo-hept-6-ulosonate synthase: MNGKLLRLNHVFKGHEKKACIVPIDHGTTLGPIPGLRNCTGLIGQLIDGGADAIVLHKGILARALSECELLRGTYLLHLSASTCLGNSQSYKVTVGSVEEGLQMGASGISIHVNLGTAEEPEMLREFGRIATECYRWGMPLLAMMYVDNCKHDTRKIAHAARLAQEIGADMVKVDYPGSGDKLQEVIQGVQIPVLIAGGSKSDSPGDILMMIYHAMLAGASGVSIGRNIFQHSNPGLMTRMVSNLVHHGWQVEECIESLNRELLEI; this comes from the coding sequence ATGAACGGTAAATTGCTAAGATTAAATCATGTTTTCAAAGGCCATGAGAAAAAAGCCTGTATTGTGCCAATTGATCATGGTACTACATTAGGTCCGATTCCCGGTCTGAGGAATTGTACAGGTCTTATCGGGCAACTGATAGACGGAGGTGCGGACGCTATCGTATTACATAAAGGTATCCTGGCGCGTGCGCTCAGCGAGTGCGAGCTGTTACGTGGCACTTACCTGCTGCATTTATCGGCGTCAACCTGCCTGGGTAATTCGCAATCTTATAAGGTCACTGTAGGAAGTGTTGAGGAGGGCCTGCAAATGGGAGCCTCGGGAATTTCTATTCATGTGAACCTTGGAACAGCCGAAGAGCCCGAAATGCTCCGGGAGTTTGGGCGAATTGCTACAGAATGTTATCGCTGGGGAATGCCGTTGCTGGCTATGATGTATGTAGACAACTGTAAGCATGACACCCGGAAGATTGCGCACGCCGCAAGGTTAGCCCAGGAAATTGGCGCGGATATGGTGAAAGTTGACTACCCTGGTTCCGGCGACAAACTACAAGAGGTAATCCAGGGGGTACAAATTCCGGTGCTGATTGCAGGTGGTTCCAAAAGTGACAGCCCCGGTGATATCCTTATGATGATATATCATGCTATGCTGGCTGGCGCTTCCGGCGTATCGATTGGGAGAAATATTTTTCAGCATAGTAACCCCGGGTTAATGACACGGATGGTGAGCAATCTGGTTCATCATGGCTGGCAGGTAGAAGAATGTATCGAAAGCCTGAACAGGGAACTATTGGAAATATGA
- a CDS encoding cyclic peptide export ABC transporter, whose protein sequence is MNKGKFILLRDAGRTLFFLLCTLLLGQHASATYSGTIDSLVREQMKEGKIPGLTLVIIQDGRESIYTFGYADMRTKKKVVPATLFELASCSKAFTALAILRLSREGKIKLQDPVSVYLPWLKFFYKGKPAVVTIAQLLHHTSGIPWYTISDIPPGNEPDALEKTVQQFNNISLQAIPGEAFHYATVNYDILGLIIAIVSGVSYETYLTNQVLSPLGLHHTFVGRDQVSGGYSIAQGHKISFFKARAYQPPWFKGNNPAGYIVTDGPDMVRWLNLQMGLIHTELDTEIAVSHLRDESVPPGSNLSYADGWLVSLRGDSIIYHDGVNPNFTSYVGFITRKKSGVVVLANSNSTFTRVLGNQLLSLLDKGTVPTDIYPEGDNDKSFATISIALFFYLLITLLFTGYIVSGIVRKKRKYKEWRRKESISVLLLFAAVLPCLAGIYLIPQAYMHFSWQAIRVWGPDSLQVMMVLLLSCIGFSCGNAVLSLLFPDPDKYLKVIPQTLIVSILSGIANMVLILLISSAAGNRENLPFILFYFALSVMIYLTGRSYIQRTLIGFTRKLVHEIRIDMVGKILSSSYEKFEKIENGRVLATINGDIYVIGNIAYMAISLATSIITVTGAFLYLSVIAFWATMVTAVLVCLISTVYYFFSKSTRPLFEEARDAGNVLMDFMTDLITGYKEISLNRRKKLEFREDISDCSEGLRAKIMKAETNFIYAFLVGELLLILLLGTSAFALPVLFPAIKLPVIMSFIMILLYLIGPINGILRSIPEIMQFKIAWDRIKVFLEELPSDLSIDEPMLLTITGKPDSFQADGVRFLYDTGTTPSFSVGPVSFELNKGEILFITGGNGSGKSTLAKMLTGLYKPSTGVIRINNQVVPAVELGEYFSVVFSPVHLFKKLYSVTIDGREKEIFRYLEELDLSHKVSIRNMTFDTLDLSNGQLKRLALLQCYLEDKPIYLFDEWAADQDPEYRKFFYRTLLPKMKLQNKIIIAITHDDHYFDVADKILKLNMGKVESLMTKGLTDTLAPAK, encoded by the coding sequence ATGAACAAAGGGAAATTTATACTGCTCCGTGATGCAGGCCGGACGTTATTCTTTTTACTCTGCACTTTGTTGTTGGGGCAACACGCTTCGGCAACCTATTCCGGAACAATCGATAGTCTTGTACGGGAGCAGATGAAAGAAGGCAAAATACCAGGGCTTACATTGGTAATTATACAGGATGGCCGGGAAAGTATTTATACGTTCGGCTATGCAGATATGCGTACAAAAAAAAAAGTAGTACCTGCAACTCTTTTTGAGCTGGCCTCCTGCAGCAAGGCGTTTACCGCGCTGGCTATATTACGCCTTTCAAGAGAAGGGAAAATAAAGCTGCAGGATCCGGTTTCGGTTTATCTGCCCTGGTTGAAATTTTTTTACAAAGGAAAACCGGCGGTTGTAACTATTGCCCAATTGCTGCACCATACAAGCGGAATTCCCTGGTATACAATTTCAGATATTCCTCCCGGCAATGAGCCTGATGCATTGGAGAAAACTGTGCAGCAGTTTAATAATATCTCGCTTCAGGCAATACCCGGAGAGGCGTTTCACTATGCTACGGTTAATTATGATATTTTAGGTCTCATCATCGCCATCGTCAGCGGCGTATCTTATGAAACATATCTGACAAATCAGGTACTGTCACCATTGGGGCTGCATCATACCTTTGTGGGGCGCGACCAGGTATCTGGCGGATATTCAATAGCTCAGGGGCATAAAATTAGCTTTTTTAAAGCAAGAGCTTATCAACCGCCGTGGTTTAAAGGAAATAATCCTGCAGGATATATAGTCACGGATGGTCCGGATATGGTACGGTGGCTGAATTTGCAGATGGGGCTTATTCATACGGAACTGGATACCGAGATTGCGGTGTCACACCTTCGTGACGAAAGCGTACCACCTGGCAGCAATCTTTCTTATGCAGATGGATGGCTCGTTTCCCTGCGTGGCGATAGCATAATTTATCATGATGGAGTAAACCCCAACTTTACCTCTTATGTAGGTTTTATTACCAGGAAGAAATCCGGAGTGGTCGTTCTGGCTAACTCAAACAGTACCTTTACCCGTGTATTGGGAAATCAGCTTTTATCTCTGCTGGATAAAGGCACAGTACCAACCGATATTTATCCGGAAGGGGATAATGATAAATCATTTGCAACGATATCAATCGCCTTGTTTTTCTATCTGTTAATTACTTTGCTATTTACCGGATATATTGTTAGCGGTATTGTCAGGAAGAAAAGAAAATACAAGGAGTGGCGCAGAAAAGAGAGCATATCGGTACTGTTGCTCTTTGCCGCTGTATTGCCGTGTTTGGCAGGTATTTATTTGATTCCTCAGGCTTATATGCATTTTTCCTGGCAGGCAATCAGAGTGTGGGGGCCTGATAGTCTGCAGGTAATGATGGTACTCTTGCTGTCATGTATAGGGTTTTCCTGCGGTAATGCAGTACTGAGTCTTTTATTTCCTGATCCGGATAAGTATCTCAAAGTGATTCCTCAAACGCTGATCGTGAGCATCTTATCAGGAATAGCCAACATGGTATTGATACTGCTGATCTCTTCAGCAGCTGGAAATAGGGAGAATCTCCCCTTTATCCTTTTCTATTTTGCACTCTCCGTGATGATATATCTTACAGGAAGAAGTTATATACAGCGGACACTCATTGGATTTACACGAAAACTGGTGCATGAGATACGGATTGATATGGTAGGAAAGATATTGTCATCTTCCTATGAGAAATTTGAGAAAATAGAAAATGGACGCGTACTTGCTACTATCAACGGTGATATTTACGTGATAGGAAATATCGCCTATATGGCCATTTCGCTGGCTACAAGTATCATCACCGTGACCGGCGCGTTCCTTTATCTTTCAGTCATTGCTTTCTGGGCTACTATGGTTACTGCAGTACTGGTATGCCTGATTTCAACTGTATATTATTTCTTTAGCAAAAGTACTCGCCCTTTGTTCGAAGAGGCCAGGGATGCCGGTAATGTGCTAATGGATTTTATGACGGATCTTATTACCGGCTACAAAGAGATTAGCCTGAACAGAAGAAAGAAACTGGAATTCCGTGAAGATATCAGCGATTGCTCCGAAGGGCTTCGTGCAAAAATAATGAAGGCGGAAACCAATTTTATTTACGCATTCCTCGTAGGTGAATTGCTGTTGATCTTGTTATTAGGGACTTCCGCCTTTGCACTGCCTGTGTTATTTCCAGCCATTAAACTACCGGTCATCATGAGTTTTATTATGATACTGTTATATCTTATTGGACCTATCAATGGTATTTTAAGATCTATACCGGAAATAATGCAATTCAAAATTGCCTGGGACAGAATAAAAGTATTCCTGGAAGAACTACCCTCAGACTTGTCAATTGACGAACCAATGCTCCTTACTATCACAGGTAAGCCGGATAGCTTTCAGGCAGACGGAGTCCGATTCCTGTACGACACAGGAACCACGCCGTCTTTTAGTGTAGGCCCGGTGTCATTTGAACTGAACAAAGGTGAAATTCTATTTATTACAGGTGGCAACGGGAGTGGGAAAAGTACATTGGCTAAAATGCTCACCGGACTTTATAAGCCATCAACCGGTGTTATCAGGATCAATAATCAGGTAGTCCCTGCTGTCGAGCTGGGAGAATATTTCTCCGTAGTCTTCTCACCGGTACATCTTTTCAAAAAGTTATATTCAGTAACGATAGATGGAAGAGAGAAGGAGATTTTTCGATATCTGGAAGAGTTGGATCTCAGTCATAAAGTAAGTATCCGTAACATGACATTTGATACACTTGACTTGTCGAATGGACAATTAAAAAGATTAGCGCTGCTGCAGTGTTATCTGGAAGATAAACCCATTTATCTGTTTGATGAATGGGCCGCTGACCAGGACCCGGAATACCGGAAATTTTTCTATCGTACCCTGCTTCCAAAAATGAAATTACAGAATAAGATTATTATCGCTATTACTCACGATGATCACTACTTCGATGTTGCTGATAAGATCCTGAAGCTAAATATGGGTAAAGTGGAGAGCCTCATGACGAAAGGTTTAACTGACACACTTGCCCCTGCAAAATAG
- a CDS encoding thioesterase domain-containing protein, with amino-acid sequence MSQLRLFCFPYAGGSAMIYQKWSRYLLPDILLRPVELAGRGKRINEEMYDNVQVAADDVFHIIKDEIVMGPYAFFGHSMGGMFAYEVAQKIRTEGLPGPSHIFFSARRPPHLGKDEEKKYHLMETDVFKREIINLGGTPAEFFDHPELMELYLPLLKNDFKLSETDLFDGTIYPLDCSITVLSGKEDELTDADCEAWERHTNQECTIHYFEGGHFFIKDYIEGITGIINSTLSAHRL; translated from the coding sequence ATGAGTCAATTAAGATTGTTCTGCTTTCCTTATGCCGGCGGATCGGCAATGATTTATCAGAAATGGAGCCGCTACCTGCTGCCGGATATATTACTCAGGCCTGTAGAGCTTGCGGGTAGGGGGAAAAGGATAAATGAAGAAATGTATGATAACGTCCAGGTGGCTGCGGATGATGTATTTCATATAATCAAAGATGAGATCGTAATGGGGCCATATGCTTTTTTCGGACACAGTATGGGCGGTATGTTTGCCTATGAGGTGGCACAAAAAATACGGACAGAAGGTCTGCCAGGACCTTCTCACATTTTCTTCTCAGCCCGAAGACCACCACATCTTGGTAAAGACGAGGAAAAGAAATATCACCTGATGGAAACGGATGTTTTCAAAAGAGAGATCATTAACCTGGGAGGAACGCCGGCAGAATTCTTTGACCATCCCGAGCTGATGGAACTTTATCTGCCATTGTTGAAAAACGATTTTAAACTCTCGGAAACGGATCTCTTTGATGGAACTATATATCCACTAGACTGCAGTATTACAGTTCTTTCGGGAAAGGAGGATGAGCTGACTGATGCTGATTGCGAAGCATGGGAAAGGCATACCAACCAGGAATGTACTATCCATTATTTTGAAGGGGGGCATTTTTTTATCAAAGATTATATAGAAGGTATTACCGGAATTATTAATAGTACACTTAGTGCCCATCGTCTATAA
- a CDS encoding glycosyltransferase family 1 protein — translation MKNLLSFSDLHLNPDFFCFSHLRWDFVFQRPQHLMNRFAENSRVFFMEEYVIDDTTDPFMELRTPAPNLCVATPHVKPGMTADEIDSCLKLFLDQLMQKYIVRDYVSWYYTPMALSWSSHLQPSVMVYDCMDELSLFKFAPVELTQREKTLMSLADIVFTGGESLYRLKRSQHPRVYAFPSSIDQEHFAKARQPLPEPLDQQPIPYPRLGFFGVLDERLDIPLLTEMAALRPSWHFVLTGPVVKIEKESLPQAPNIHYTGMKTYNELPAYISNWNVALILFALNDSTRFISPTKTPEYLAAGKPVVSTPIHDIIATYGEKGLVHIAGDTAGFIAAIEAALLQDRDKNWLKPVDEYLSGISWNQTWADMVHLICQILIEKSPENKPVNLSSYV, via the coding sequence ATGAAAAATTTATTAAGTTTCAGCGACCTTCATCTGAATCCTGACTTCTTCTGTTTCTCGCACCTGAGATGGGATTTTGTTTTTCAGCGCCCGCAGCATTTAATGAATCGTTTCGCAGAAAACAGCCGGGTGTTTTTTATGGAGGAATATGTCATCGACGACACTACAGATCCGTTTATGGAACTGCGAACGCCAGCACCCAACTTATGTGTGGCTACGCCACATGTAAAACCCGGGATGACAGCTGACGAAATAGATAGTTGCCTTAAGTTATTCCTTGATCAGCTGATGCAAAAGTATATAGTCCGGGATTATGTCTCCTGGTATTATACTCCTATGGCACTTTCCTGGAGTAGTCATCTGCAACCTTCCGTCATGGTATATGATTGTATGGATGAATTGTCGTTGTTTAAATTTGCCCCTGTTGAATTAACGCAAAGAGAAAAAACACTGATGTCTTTGGCGGATATTGTGTTTACCGGCGGAGAAAGCTTGTATCGCCTGAAGCGTAGCCAACATCCCAGGGTATATGCTTTCCCCAGCAGCATTGATCAGGAGCATTTTGCAAAAGCCCGTCAGCCATTACCGGAACCTTTGGATCAGCAACCCATCCCTTATCCACGACTTGGGTTCTTTGGCGTATTAGATGAAAGGCTGGACATTCCTTTGCTAACGGAAATGGCTGCGTTAAGGCCATCATGGCACTTTGTACTTACAGGGCCTGTAGTTAAAATAGAGAAAGAATCGCTGCCTCAGGCGCCTAATATTCACTATACTGGTATGAAAACATATAATGAATTGCCTGCGTATATCAGCAATTGGAACGTGGCCCTGATACTCTTTGCATTAAATGACTCGACACGTTTTATTAGCCCGACCAAGACGCCGGAATACCTGGCAGCAGGGAAGCCGGTAGTATCAACTCCCATTCATGATATTATCGCTACCTACGGAGAAAAAGGACTGGTACATATTGCCGGTGATACGGCCGGATTTATCGCAGCCATTGAAGCCGCACTTTTGCAGGACAGGGATAAAAACTGGCTGAAACCAGTAGATGAATATCTGTCCGGAATTTCCTGGAATCAGACCTGGGCAGATATGGTACATCTTATATGTCAGATATTGATAGAAAAAAGTCCAGAGAATAAACCGGTAAATCTGAGTTCTTATGTATGA